The following nucleotide sequence is from Sphingomonas telluris.
TTCCCGTGAAAGCGCCCGCGCCAGTCGTTCAGCCAGGGCTCGACGTCCGAAGGATCGGTGATCGCCGCCTTCGGGCCGAAGCGGGACCGCACGTCCTCGATCAATCGCTGCGCGTCACTCATCAGAGATGTGTTGGCATCTGCGCGGCACGCGGGCAAATCGCAATGGTGACCGACCGGCCCAAGATCACCCTTGTCGTTGCGCGCGCCACCAATGGCGTGATCGGGCGCGACGGCACGCTGCCCTGGCGAATCTCGGCGGACCTGAAGCGGTTCAAGCGCCTGACGATGGGCACGGTTATGGTGATGGGCCGCAAGACGTTCGACAGCCTGCCCGGCCTCCTGCCCGGACGACGGCACGTCGTGCTGACGCGAGACCGGAGCTGGTCCGCCCCGGGCGCGGAGATCGTTCATTCGGTGGAGGAAGCGATTGCCCTGGCCGGCAGCGAACCGATCTCCGTCATCGGCGGGGCGGAGATCTTCGACTTGTTCCTGCCCCATGCGGACCGGCTTGAGCTGACCGACGTGCTGGCCCCCATCGCCGGGGACACGGTCATGGCGGATCCACGCTCAGACGAAAGCTGGCGCGAGATTGGACGCGAAGATCATTCCGCCGAGGGTGAGACCCCGGCTTTCAGCTTCGTAACGCTGGAGCGATCGGCCTGATTAGCCGCCGCTGCGGCCGCGGATCGACTGCTGATCGACGCCCATCCGCCGCTTCTCATCGAGGAAGTCCTGGGAGGCTTCCTCCGCTGCCTGCCACTCCGCCTTGGTGTGGCAGATCTTGCGAGGGATGACGGATCCAACGAACTGCTCCCGCTTGCAGACGACCTTGTCGCCGTCGTCGACCTTCTTCTTGGCGGGCGCCGGAGCAGCCGGAGCAGCGGTGTCCTGCGCGATGGCGGCGGTTGAGAACAATGCAACAGCCG
It contains:
- a CDS encoding dihydrofolate reductase, which encodes MVTDRPKITLVVARATNGVIGRDGTLPWRISADLKRFKRLTMGTVMVMGRKTFDSLPGLLPGRRHVVLTRDRSWSAPGAEIVHSVEEAIALAGSEPISVIGGAEIFDLFLPHADRLELTDVLAPIAGDTVMADPRSDESWREIGREDHSAEGETPAFSFVTLERSA